A window of Brachybacterium fresconis contains these coding sequences:
- a CDS encoding MBL fold metallo-hydrolase: MKIRHLVHSCLLVETAGRRLLVDPGGFSGRAVRALGPGTLSTIDAIAITHQHPDHLDRALLAEVLAASPDAIVIAEPETATQLAEPAEDVPAVDGERLLPLSAGAAHEFPPVGDDPALRISAVGGQHAIIHPDIPRVGNTGLVLTAGDSPRLGITGDSLEPVPEFHGIDVLAFAVVAPWSKMSETIDFLRSVRPVLALPVHEAIASDVGRPIFLRQSTNLAPEGTEVRDWPADGVVEITSRG; the protein is encoded by the coding sequence ATGAAGATCCGTCACCTCGTCCATTCATGCCTGCTCGTCGAGACCGCCGGGAGACGGCTCCTGGTCGACCCGGGCGGCTTCAGCGGGCGGGCCGTGCGCGCTCTGGGTCCCGGGACCCTCAGCACGATCGATGCCATCGCGATCACCCATCAGCATCCCGACCACCTCGATCGCGCCCTGCTGGCCGAGGTGCTCGCGGCGAGCCCGGACGCGATCGTGATCGCGGAGCCGGAGACCGCGACGCAGCTGGCAGAGCCGGCCGAGGACGTCCCGGCGGTGGACGGCGAGCGTCTGCTCCCGCTGAGCGCCGGGGCCGCCCACGAGTTCCCGCCCGTCGGCGATGACCCGGCTCTGAGGATCAGCGCCGTCGGGGGCCAGCACGCGATCATCCATCCCGACATCCCCCGGGTGGGCAACACGGGTCTGGTGCTCACCGCCGGCGACTCTCCGCGCCTCGGCATCACCGGGGACTCCCTCGAGCCGGTCCCCGAGTTCCACGGGATCGACGTGCTCGCCTTCGCGGTCGTCGCGCCGTGGTCGAAGATGTCCGAGACCATCGACTTCCTGCGCAGCGTCCGCCCGGTCCTCGCCCTGCCCGTGCACGAGGCGATCGCCAGCGACGTCGGCCGACCGATCTTCCTGCGCCAGTCCACGAACCTCGCCCCCGAGGGCACCGAGGTGCGCGACTGGCCGGCCGACGGCGTCGTCGAGATCACCTCGAGGGGATGA
- the purS gene encoding phosphoribosylformylglycinamidine synthase subunit PurS: MPRVVVHVMPKPEILDPQGKAVAAALPRLGFEGISSVRQGKRFELEVEGEVTDAVLANLREAATTLLSNPVIEDVTALDVEEGQA, translated from the coding sequence ATGCCCCGCGTCGTGGTCCATGTCATGCCGAAGCCGGAGATCCTCGACCCGCAGGGGAAGGCCGTCGCCGCGGCGCTGCCCCGCCTGGGCTTCGAGGGGATCAGCTCCGTGCGCCAGGGCAAGCGGTTCGAGCTCGAGGTCGAGGGCGAGGTCACCGACGCGGTGCTCGCGAACCTCCGCGAGGCCGCCACCACCCTGCTGTCCAACCCCGTGATCGAGGACGTCACCGCCCTCGATGTCGAGGAGGGCCAGGCCTGA
- the purQ gene encoding phosphoribosylformylglycinamidine synthase subunit PurQ, with the protein MRIGVVTFPGTLDDRDALRAVRLAGGDPVALWHGEDDLLDVEAIVLPGGFSYGDYLRAGAISRFAPVMDKVVDAARGGMPVLGICNGFQVLCETHLLPGAMIKNSHRSFLCRDQPLRVENTRTAWTTEYEQDQVIRIPLKNQDGQYVADERTLAELEAEQRVVFRYTAGASHGPAGFESNPNGSRHDIAGVTNAEGNVVGLMPHPEHAVETGFGPDEPGAGTRTGVDGLSMFTSVLRSLVA; encoded by the coding sequence ATGCGCATCGGTGTGGTGACCTTCCCCGGCACGCTCGACGACCGCGACGCCCTGCGGGCCGTGCGCCTGGCGGGCGGCGATCCGGTCGCGCTGTGGCACGGCGAGGACGATCTGCTGGACGTCGAGGCGATCGTGCTGCCCGGCGGCTTCTCCTACGGCGACTACCTGCGCGCCGGCGCGATCAGCCGCTTCGCCCCGGTGATGGACAAGGTGGTCGACGCCGCCCGCGGCGGGATGCCCGTCCTCGGCATCTGCAACGGGTTCCAGGTGCTGTGCGAGACGCATCTGCTGCCGGGCGCGATGATCAAGAACTCCCACCGCTCCTTCCTCTGCCGCGACCAGCCGCTGCGGGTCGAGAACACCCGCACCGCCTGGACCACCGAGTACGAGCAGGACCAGGTCATCCGGATCCCGCTGAAGAACCAGGACGGCCAGTACGTGGCCGACGAGCGCACCCTGGCCGAGCTCGAGGCCGAACAGCGCGTCGTGTTCCGCTACACCGCCGGCGCCTCCCACGGCCCGGCCGGCTTCGAGTCCAACCCCAACGGGTCCCGGCACGACATCGCCGGTGTCACCAACGCCGAGGGCAACGTCGTGGGGCTGATGCCCCATCCCGAACATGCCGTCGAGACGGGCTTCGGCCCCGACGAGCCCGGGGCGGGCACCCGCACGGGCGTCGACGGGCTGAGCATGTTCACCTCGGTGCTGCGCAGCCTGGTCGCCTGA
- the istA gene encoding IS21 family transposase: MVRKIRAKLVLQLRAEGLSGRAIAASQGMSRKSITAVLEAADAAEISWDDVADFPDGEVYAWLFPGRGEHESVFAQPDWERAHREMARVGVTLKLLHGEYVDACAAAGDPAMGYDRFCKTYQRHVLVTGAASRVGHKAAASVEVDWSGPTMTLSDPVTGKETRVYLFVGCLPFSRYAFAWPALDMRQDTWQRAHVAMFEAFGGSTPRVVPDNLKTGVIKHPREGEVVLNDAYREMAAHYSAAVLPGRIKKPKDKASVENTVAHVATWIIAGLRDRRFTSLPELTAAVAERMDEYNAEPFQKRPGSRASVFTAEEKPLLTVLPAVGYEISRWVYARRVGRNAHVVWERNYYSVPFAHIGERVDLRITDRALEVYRGTERLTSHLLLPETAANEYRTNEADLPGGERYQPWDAARVRAWAERIGPAAVTVIDRIFESVPIDEQGLDAALAVLRLSRRYSSERVEAACQLALAGRVRSPRYAHLHPILATGQDRMAALRPPREENAEQGGYVRGGDYYAGGVK, translated from the coding sequence ATGGTACGGAAGATTAGAGCGAAGCTCGTGCTGCAGCTGCGGGCGGAGGGCTTGTCCGGGCGGGCGATCGCGGCGTCGCAGGGCATGTCGCGCAAGAGCATCACGGCAGTACTGGAAGCTGCAGACGCGGCCGAGATCAGCTGGGACGATGTCGCCGACTTCCCTGACGGGGAGGTGTATGCCTGGTTGTTCCCGGGCCGGGGTGAGCATGAGAGCGTGTTCGCCCAGCCGGACTGGGAACGCGCCCACCGCGAGATGGCCCGGGTGGGGGTGACGCTGAAGCTGCTGCACGGTGAGTACGTCGATGCCTGCGCTGCTGCGGGAGATCCGGCGATGGGCTATGACCGGTTCTGCAAGACCTACCAGCGTCATGTCCTGGTCACCGGGGCCGCCTCCCGGGTCGGGCACAAGGCTGCCGCGAGCGTGGAGGTCGACTGGTCCGGCCCCACGATGACGCTGAGCGACCCGGTCACCGGGAAGGAGACCAGGGTCTACCTGTTCGTGGGGTGCCTGCCGTTTAGCCGCTACGCGTTCGCCTGGCCGGCGCTGGATATGCGTCAGGACACCTGGCAGCGCGCGCATGTGGCGATGTTCGAGGCCTTCGGCGGGTCGACGCCCCGGGTCGTGCCGGACAACCTCAAGACCGGGGTGATCAAGCATCCCCGCGAGGGCGAGGTCGTCCTCAACGACGCCTACCGGGAGATGGCCGCGCACTACTCCGCGGCAGTCCTTCCCGGCCGGATCAAGAAGCCCAAGGACAAGGCCAGCGTGGAGAACACGGTCGCGCACGTGGCGACCTGGATCATCGCGGGACTGCGGGATCGACGATTCACCTCGCTGCCGGAGTTGACAGCAGCGGTCGCCGAGCGGATGGACGAGTACAACGCCGAGCCGTTCCAGAAGCGGCCCGGGTCTCGGGCCAGCGTCTTCACCGCGGAGGAGAAGCCGTTGCTGACCGTGCTGCCGGCGGTGGGCTATGAGATCTCGCGGTGGGTCTATGCCCGCCGGGTCGGACGCAACGCGCACGTGGTCTGGGAACGGAACTACTACTCGGTGCCGTTCGCTCATATCGGGGAGCGGGTGGATCTGCGGATCACCGACCGGGCGTTGGAGGTCTATCGCGGCACCGAGCGGCTGACCAGCCACCTGCTGCTGCCGGAGACTGCGGCCAATGAGTACCGCACCAACGAGGCTGACCTTCCCGGTGGGGAGCGTTACCAGCCCTGGGACGCTGCACGAGTGAGGGCGTGGGCCGAGCGGATCGGCCCCGCAGCCGTGACCGTGATCGACCGGATCTTCGAGTCCGTGCCCATCGATGAGCAGGGCCTGGACGCCGCGCTGGCGGTGCTGCGCCTATCGCGCCGCTACTCCAGTGAACGGGTAGAAGCGGCCTGCCAGCTGGCGCTGGCCGGGAGGGTGAGGTCGCCGCGTTATGCGCACCTGCACCCCATTTTGGCGACCGGCCAGGACCGGATGGCCGCGTTGCGGCCACCACGAGAAGAGAACGCTGAGCAGGGCGGTTACGTCCGTGGCGGCGACTACTACGCCGGAGGTGTGAAGTGA
- a CDS encoding ATP-binding protein — MSVIDIETKRKLREMGAAPLLEAFETQDENLVLGMGFEDRLQLAVDEAHSMFTHAKVEGLIRRARLRYPGADLRRLDLIEQRGLDRNVITQLATCSFIARQQNVVFQGFTGSGKSYLGCALAKQACQHRIRAHYIRMPDLAEAWALARDKPQGKNKFLRKYAAFSLLVIDEWLLDHPDADMRYMLLELLEHRYDNASTVFCTQYAKKDWHQRLGSGVHADAIMDRIVHNTIWVDTGSHNMREHVATLK, encoded by the coding sequence GTGAGCGTCATCGATATCGAGACCAAGCGCAAGCTGCGCGAGATGGGCGCGGCACCGCTGCTGGAAGCGTTCGAGACCCAGGATGAGAACCTCGTGCTGGGGATGGGGTTCGAAGACCGTCTCCAGCTCGCCGTCGACGAGGCCCACTCGATGTTCACCCACGCGAAGGTCGAAGGACTGATCCGCCGGGCCAGACTGCGTTACCCCGGTGCTGACCTCCGCCGGCTCGACCTGATCGAGCAGCGCGGCCTGGACCGCAACGTGATCACCCAGCTCGCGACGTGCTCATTCATCGCCCGCCAGCAGAACGTCGTCTTCCAGGGCTTCACCGGCTCGGGGAAGTCGTATCTGGGATGCGCATTGGCCAAACAGGCTTGCCAGCACCGAATCCGTGCCCACTACATCCGGATGCCCGACCTCGCCGAGGCCTGGGCCCTGGCCCGCGACAAGCCCCAGGGGAAGAACAAGTTCCTGCGGAAATACGCAGCGTTCAGCCTGCTGGTGATCGACGAGTGGCTCCTGGACCACCCTGACGCGGACATGCGCTACATGCTGCTGGAGCTCCTCGAACACCGCTACGACAACGCCTCGACCGTGTTCTGCACCCAGTACGCGAAGAAGGACTGGCACCAACGCCTCGGCTCCGGAGTCCACGCCGACGCGATCATGGACCGGATCGTCCACAACACCATCTGGGTCGATACCGGCAGCCACAACATGCGCGAGCACGTCGCCACGCTCAAGTAA